The Candidatus Koribacter versatilis Ellin345 genome has a segment encoding these proteins:
- the gatC gene encoding Asp-tRNA(Asn)/Glu-tRNA(Gln) amidotransferase subunit GatC, whose protein sequence is MKVTEKDVKYVADLANLELTEAESKRFLKDLNSILEYIDNLNELDTTNVEPMAQVAARYGGEGKSEAERYGYALRPDELRPSLPHDVAMKNAPDTDGTYFKVPKVIER, encoded by the coding sequence ATGAAAGTCACCGAAAAAGACGTAAAGTACGTCGCCGACCTGGCGAACCTCGAGCTTACCGAAGCCGAGAGCAAGCGCTTCCTCAAGGACCTCAACTCGATCCTCGAGTACATCGACAACCTCAATGAACTCGACACCACCAACGTCGAACCGATGGCCCAGGTCGCCGCGCGTTATGGGGGCGAAGGGAAGTCCGAGGCCGAGCGCTACGGCTATGCCCTTCGTCCCGATGAACTCCGCCCGTCGTTGCCTCACGATGTCGCGATGAAGAACGCGCCCGATACAGATGGAACCTACTTCAAGGTACCCAAGGTAATCGAACGATGA
- the gatA gene encoding Asp-tRNA(Asn)/Glu-tRNA(Gln) amidotransferase subunit GatA, whose translation MDINVLTIDATRIAIQERQATATAIAESFYKKIEAEDGEINAYLTLSRDRALAQAAKIDAIADRGDDLPRLAGLPVAIKDVISTKGVRTTAGSKILEEFIAPYDATVVQKLEAAGAVILGKTNCDEFAMGSSNENSAYGPVRNPRDKSRVPGGSSGGSAAVVAAGTAVTSLGSDTGGSIRQPASFCGVVGLMPTYGRVSRYGLIAFASSLDHIGPFAKDVKDAAIMLEVIAGRDPMDATSAEVAVPKYSDEIGKPVRGMKIGVAKEYFGEGLDPEVKASVEASIQNLAKAGAEIIEVSLPHTKYAIPTYYLVATAEASSNLARFDGVRYSHRSKEAKTLSEMYRKSRDEGFGAEVKRRIILGTYALSAGYYDAYYLKAQKVRTLLAQDFDEAFAKVDAIVTPTTPTPAFKLGEKADDPLAMYLADIFTVTADLVGIPGISVPCGSSKDGLPIGLQVFAKHFQEATMIRVAHAVEHALAAV comes from the coding sequence ATGGACATCAACGTACTCACCATCGACGCAACTCGCATCGCGATCCAGGAGCGCCAGGCCACAGCCACGGCAATTGCCGAATCGTTCTATAAGAAGATCGAAGCCGAAGACGGAGAGATCAACGCCTACCTCACGTTGAGCCGCGACCGCGCGCTCGCGCAGGCCGCCAAGATTGACGCCATTGCCGACCGCGGTGACGACCTCCCCCGCCTCGCCGGCCTCCCCGTCGCCATCAAAGATGTCATCTCGACCAAGGGTGTTCGCACCACGGCAGGATCGAAGATCCTCGAAGAGTTCATTGCCCCCTACGACGCCACGGTCGTGCAGAAGCTCGAAGCCGCCGGCGCCGTCATCCTCGGCAAAACCAATTGCGATGAGTTCGCCATGGGCTCGTCGAACGAGAACTCAGCCTATGGCCCGGTGCGAAATCCCCGCGATAAGTCTCGCGTCCCCGGCGGATCATCCGGTGGATCGGCTGCGGTCGTCGCCGCCGGAACTGCGGTCACTTCGCTCGGTTCGGATACCGGCGGTTCCATTCGCCAGCCCGCGTCGTTCTGCGGCGTGGTCGGGTTGATGCCGACCTACGGCCGCGTTTCGCGCTACGGCCTGATTGCGTTTGCCTCGTCGCTCGATCACATCGGTCCGTTCGCCAAAGACGTAAAGGACGCGGCGATCATGCTCGAAGTGATTGCCGGTCGTGATCCGATGGATGCCACTTCCGCCGAGGTCGCAGTCCCGAAGTACTCCGACGAAATCGGCAAGCCCGTTCGCGGAATGAAAATTGGTGTCGCGAAAGAATATTTCGGCGAAGGCCTCGATCCCGAAGTGAAAGCCTCAGTCGAAGCGTCCATCCAGAACCTCGCCAAGGCCGGCGCGGAGATCATCGAGGTCTCGCTGCCGCACACCAAGTACGCCATCCCTACGTACTACCTCGTTGCTACCGCCGAGGCATCGTCGAACCTCGCGCGCTTCGACGGTGTCCGCTACTCGCACCGTTCGAAAGAAGCGAAAACACTCTCCGAGATGTACCGCAAGAGCCGCGACGAAGGCTTCGGCGCCGAAGTCAAACGCCGCATCATCCTCGGCACCTACGCACTCAGCGCCGGCTACTACGACGCCTACTACCTTAAGGCGCAGAAAGTCCGCACCCTGCTGGCCCAGGACTTCGACGAAGCCTTCGCCAAAGTCGACGCGATCGTCACGCCCACCACGCCGACGCCGGCGTTCAAGCTTGGCGAAAAAGCCGACGACCCGCTAGCCATGTACCTCGCCGACATCTTCACGGTCACCGCCGATCTTGTCGGCATCCCGGGAATCTCGGTCCCCTGCGGGAGTTCCAAAGACGGTCTTCCCATCGGTCTGCAGGTCTTCGCGAAACACTTCCAGGAAGCGACAATGATCCGCGTGGCCCACGCCGTGGAACACGCGCTGGCTGCGGTGTAG
- the kdpA gene encoding potassium-transporting ATPase subunit KdpA, producing MSANGWFQILLFLGLILAVTKPLGVFMARVFNRERTFLDPVLRPIERLIYRCTAVDESQEMKWTEYAIAMLLFSAVSMLMLYIMQRVQLHLPFNPQKFGAVDPAHLAFNTAASFTTNTNWQAYSGEAVMSYFTQMAGLAYHNFMSAAVGIAIAIAFIRGIARRQSETIGNFWVDMTRAVLWVLLPFCIMGALALVSQGVVQNLKPYDTVKLVEPQQVTTTGADGKSSTQTITTQTIAQGPVASQEIIKEWGTNGGGFFNANSSHPYENPTPLSNLIEMFSIFAISAGLTYTLGRMTGSQRHGWAVWGAMAALFLVGVSVVYWAEASGNPLLAGVDQHTSAMQAGGNMEGKEVRFGIANTALFATITTDASCGAINGWHDSFTPLGGMVPLVNIMLSEVIFGGVGAGMYGMLIYIVLAVFIAGLMVGRTPEYLGKKIEAYDVKMAMLVALIFPLIILVFSAISSVKTFGTGSILNPGPHGLSEILYAFVSGTGNNGSAFGGLTVNTPWYDVAIGIAMLGGRFLMIIPMLAIAGNLAKKKYVPASAGTFPVTTPLFSVLLIGTIIIIGALTFFPALSLGPILEHLQMHAGKAF from the coding sequence ATGTCGGCCAACGGTTGGTTCCAAATCCTGTTGTTTCTCGGATTGATCCTCGCGGTCACGAAGCCACTCGGTGTCTTCATGGCGCGGGTCTTCAACCGAGAGCGTACGTTTCTCGATCCGGTATTGCGACCCATTGAACGGCTGATCTATCGCTGTACCGCGGTGGACGAATCGCAAGAGATGAAATGGACCGAGTACGCCATCGCTATGCTGCTGTTCAGCGCGGTCTCGATGCTCATGCTCTACATCATGCAGCGCGTGCAACTTCATCTGCCATTCAACCCGCAGAAATTCGGCGCCGTCGATCCCGCACACCTGGCGTTCAATACTGCGGCGTCTTTCACCACGAATACCAACTGGCAAGCGTATAGCGGCGAAGCGGTGATGAGTTACTTCACGCAGATGGCGGGTCTGGCGTACCACAACTTCATGTCTGCCGCTGTGGGCATCGCGATTGCGATTGCGTTCATTCGCGGCATCGCGCGTCGGCAGTCGGAAACGATTGGCAATTTCTGGGTTGATATGACGCGTGCGGTGCTGTGGGTACTGTTGCCCTTCTGCATCATGGGTGCACTGGCGCTGGTTTCGCAGGGCGTGGTGCAGAACCTCAAACCGTACGACACGGTGAAACTTGTGGAGCCGCAGCAGGTCACAACCACCGGTGCCGACGGAAAGTCGAGCACGCAAACGATCACCACGCAGACCATCGCCCAGGGGCCGGTTGCTTCGCAGGAAATCATCAAGGAGTGGGGCACCAACGGTGGTGGTTTCTTCAATGCCAACAGCTCGCATCCGTATGAAAACCCGACGCCGCTTTCGAACCTGATCGAGATGTTCTCGATCTTCGCGATCTCCGCGGGACTCACCTACACGCTGGGCCGTATGACAGGTTCACAGCGCCACGGTTGGGCCGTGTGGGGCGCGATGGCTGCACTCTTCCTCGTTGGAGTGAGTGTTGTTTACTGGGCGGAAGCCAGCGGCAATCCTCTGCTCGCCGGGGTTGATCAGCACACGAGCGCGATGCAAGCCGGCGGCAACATGGAGGGCAAGGAAGTTCGCTTCGGCATCGCGAACACCGCGCTCTTTGCCACCATCACCACCGATGCAAGCTGCGGCGCCATCAATGGATGGCACGATTCGTTCACGCCACTTGGTGGCATGGTGCCGCTCGTAAACATCATGCTGAGCGAAGTGATCTTCGGCGGCGTGGGAGCGGGAATGTACGGCATGCTGATTTATATCGTGCTCGCGGTGTTCATTGCGGGCTTGATGGTCGGACGCACTCCGGAATATCTCGGGAAAAAGATCGAAGCCTACGACGTGAAGATGGCAATGCTGGTTGCACTCATCTTCCCGCTCATCATCCTGGTTTTCTCTGCAATTTCCAGCGTCAAAACATTTGGCACGGGCAGCATTCTTAACCCCGGTCCACATGGCTTGTCGGAGATTCTCTATGCGTTTGTATCCGGTACGGGCAATAACGGGTCCGCATTTGGTGGCCTCACGGTAAACACGCCCTGGTACGACGTCGCTATCGGCATCGCGATGCTTGGTGGGCGTTTCCTGATGATCATTCCGATGCTGGCGATTGCCGGCAATCTGGCGAAGAAGAAATACGTACCGGCATCTGCTGGAACTTTCCCGGTCACAACGCCTTTGTTCTCGGTGTTGCTGATCGGCACCATCATCATCATCGGCGCGCTGACGTTCTTCCCAGCACTCAGTCTTGGGCCCATCCTGGAGCACCTCCAGATGCATGCCGGAAAGGCGTTCTAG
- a CDS encoding response regulator transcription factor encodes MIARILVVDDEQQITRVLRTTLSAKGYEIRVANDGETAFEIMKDWVPDLVITDISMPNMDGLALCKELRARSQVPIIVLSVKEDERTKVKALDLGADDYITKPFNINELLARIRANLRRAPVAEIATILELGDFVIDTAAHLVKVRGTEVRLTPKEFDLLLYLARHPGKVVPHRTLLSSVWGADHAEQSEYLRVFVGQLRKKIEGENSNKRYILTERWIGYRFIPEGEPIAA; translated from the coding sequence ATGATCGCGCGCATTCTCGTAGTTGACGACGAACAGCAAATCACGCGGGTACTGCGCACCACGCTTTCGGCGAAGGGCTACGAGATACGCGTTGCCAACGATGGCGAAACCGCCTTCGAGATCATGAAGGACTGGGTGCCGGACCTCGTCATTACCGACATCTCCATGCCCAACATGGATGGCCTTGCGCTTTGCAAGGAACTACGTGCGCGTTCGCAGGTGCCGATCATCGTGCTCTCGGTGAAGGAAGACGAGCGAACGAAGGTCAAAGCGTTGGATCTTGGGGCGGATGATTACATCACCAAACCGTTCAACATCAACGAACTGCTGGCGCGCATTCGTGCGAACCTGCGGCGGGCACCGGTTGCGGAGATAGCGACGATCCTGGAGCTCGGAGATTTTGTGATCGATACCGCCGCGCACCTGGTCAAAGTCAGGGGTACCGAAGTCCGACTCACTCCCAAAGAATTTGATCTGCTGCTCTACCTCGCGCGGCATCCCGGCAAGGTTGTGCCGCACCGGACGCTGCTTTCGTCGGTATGGGGAGCGGACCACGCTGAACAATCCGAATACCTCCGCGTTTTCGTCGGACAGCTCCGCAAAAAAATCGAAGGCGAAAACAGCAATAAGCGCTACATCCTCACCGAGCGCTGGATCGGCTACCGCTTTATTCCCGAAGGCGAACCCATCGCCGCCTAG
- a CDS encoding DUF5076 domain-containing protein, which yields MKELAAPPDANRVADAVEVLRAWIINQGLQVSLAPGSFGGGENEIIVWSILLTDITRHIADALHKSEGLDPKETINKIQAHFNLELDEPTAEAKGDFIV from the coding sequence ATGAAGGAACTCGCTGCTCCACCAGATGCAAATCGAGTCGCTGACGCAGTCGAAGTACTGCGCGCCTGGATCATCAATCAAGGCTTGCAAGTCTCTTTGGCGCCGGGCTCCTTCGGAGGCGGTGAGAACGAAATCATCGTCTGGTCGATCCTGCTCACGGACATAACCCGGCACATCGCGGACGCTCTCCACAAATCTGAGGGGCTGGATCCGAAAGAGACAATCAACAAGATCCAGGCGCACTTCAACCTTGAACTCGATGAGCCCACGGCCGAAGCGAAAGGTGACTTCATAGTCTGA
- a CDS encoding universal stress protein: MQKTPDQWLDEVSPEKKVGLLKLFLGYAPGVGKTYSMLSEAIRRMSRGEDVVIGVIETHGRRATAELSSKLDIIPKKQLEYKGTVFQEMDVDAILARKPQVVLVDELAHTNIDGSKHRKRYEDVLELVDANIDVLTTMNVQHIESLGPSVLQFTGIQVRETVPDWLMQRVDEIVLADVTPQALEKRMKRGDVYPTDRAERALSHFFRPGNLIALRELALRQVTQVVDRSLDAYLAKENVEQAPAVRERIAVCVSSNPAAQYLVARASRMAHAIGGEFYVIYVDVGRDTDPKDQKSLAENIRFAENLDAKVLRTKGKSVAEEVAKVVKENHITQIIFGRSARTGYQKYLYLSAIHKFLRDAPSVDVHIVTQEAR; this comes from the coding sequence ATGCAGAAGACTCCCGATCAGTGGCTGGACGAGGTCTCACCGGAAAAAAAGGTGGGCCTGCTGAAGTTGTTCCTTGGCTATGCGCCGGGCGTCGGCAAGACCTACTCGATGCTCAGCGAAGCGATTCGACGCATGAGCCGAGGCGAAGACGTGGTGATTGGCGTGATTGAAACGCATGGGCGCCGCGCCACTGCCGAGCTGTCCTCGAAGCTCGACATCATTCCGAAGAAGCAGCTTGAATACAAAGGCACCGTCTTTCAGGAGATGGATGTTGACGCGATCCTCGCGCGCAAGCCACAGGTTGTGCTCGTGGACGAACTCGCCCACACCAACATCGACGGCAGTAAGCACCGCAAGCGCTACGAAGACGTGCTGGAGCTGGTGGACGCCAACATCGACGTGCTGACGACGATGAACGTGCAACACATTGAGAGCCTCGGACCAAGTGTGTTGCAATTCACAGGGATCCAGGTGCGCGAAACCGTCCCCGACTGGCTGATGCAGCGCGTTGACGAGATCGTTCTAGCCGACGTAACGCCGCAGGCGCTGGAAAAACGCATGAAACGCGGTGATGTGTATCCCACCGACCGAGCCGAGCGCGCGTTATCGCATTTTTTCCGTCCGGGAAACCTTATCGCACTTCGAGAACTCGCGCTTCGGCAGGTTACGCAGGTAGTGGACCGCAGTCTTGATGCGTATCTCGCGAAAGAGAACGTCGAGCAGGCGCCCGCAGTTCGCGAGCGCATTGCGGTCTGTGTCAGTTCGAATCCTGCTGCGCAGTATTTGGTCGCCCGGGCCTCTCGCATGGCGCACGCGATCGGCGGCGAATTTTATGTAATTTACGTGGACGTTGGTCGCGACACCGATCCCAAGGACCAAAAGTCGCTTGCCGAGAACATTCGTTTCGCTGAGAACCTCGATGCTAAGGTTCTGCGGACGAAAGGGAAGAGCGTTGCGGAAGAGGTAGCCAAGGTCGTAAAAGAAAACCACATTACACAGATCATCTTCGGTCGGTCGGCGCGTACGGGCTACCAAAAATATCTCTATTTGTCGGCGATCCATAAGTTTCTGCGTGATGCACCGTCGGTCGATGTGCATATCGTCACCCAGGAGGCCCGCTGA
- a CDS encoding sensor histidine kinase has protein sequence MRSSARQLGRYVVVVLVLVAVVFIYRHVPANPTTVALTFLILVLLTAAFWGFRVAMALSVLATAAINFFFLPPVGTFTIADPQNWIALLAFLVTAVVASNLAERARNEAEKATEQRQNVEHLYDLSQKLLTVETVPELMNAIPVFVLESFGGSGVALISNVKPTIYRSTADVSIDAETLRNTLARGESTQQNGVNYFPVRLGVRSVGALAIKGLEIPRQTADAIGSLVGTAIERTRAVDELATSRAARESEQLRSALLDSVTHEFRTPLTSIKASVTTLLEGSLADAAARAELLTIINEETDRLNRLVGEAAEMARLDSRVITLQRRQFALSEVVETVLDEQISTLRKHPVTVELPKGLPPVYADFDRIRQVLTHLVENAAKYSENDTPIRISAELKGDFIVTSVADRGPGIDSFEQTLIFDKFYRGEKQRYAAAGTGMGLAISKVLIEAHGGTLTVVSQIGQGSVFSFTLPISGERS, from the coding sequence GTGAGATCGAGCGCAAGACAGCTCGGACGGTACGTTGTCGTCGTACTCGTCCTCGTCGCAGTCGTTTTCATATATCGCCACGTTCCGGCTAATCCCACCACCGTCGCCCTCACGTTTCTCATCTTGGTTTTGCTTACCGCGGCGTTCTGGGGATTTAGGGTCGCGATGGCTCTCTCGGTGCTCGCAACCGCGGCAATCAATTTCTTCTTCCTGCCGCCAGTCGGCACCTTCACTATCGCCGATCCACAGAACTGGATCGCGCTTCTCGCCTTCCTTGTTACCGCAGTCGTCGCTAGCAATCTCGCGGAACGCGCACGCAATGAAGCTGAGAAAGCTACAGAGCAACGCCAAAACGTCGAGCATCTCTACGACCTGAGCCAGAAATTGTTGACGGTTGAAACCGTTCCGGAACTGATGAATGCGATACCGGTGTTCGTTCTCGAATCGTTTGGCGGCTCAGGGGTCGCGCTTATTTCAAACGTAAAGCCAACTATTTACCGCTCGACTGCCGACGTCTCGATTGACGCGGAAACCCTGAGAAACACTCTTGCCCGCGGCGAAAGCACCCAACAAAACGGCGTGAATTACTTCCCGGTGCGGCTTGGCGTGCGCTCGGTTGGCGCGCTGGCAATTAAGGGATTGGAGATTCCGCGGCAAACCGCGGACGCAATTGGCAGTCTGGTCGGCACCGCCATCGAACGCACTCGCGCCGTGGACGAACTGGCAACCAGCCGTGCCGCACGCGAGAGCGAACAACTGCGCTCTGCGCTACTCGACTCAGTAACACATGAGTTCCGCACGCCACTTACCAGCATCAAGGCGAGTGTAACGACGCTGCTCGAGGGTTCTCTCGCGGACGCCGCTGCGCGCGCGGAATTGCTGACGATCATCAACGAAGAAACAGACCGGCTGAACCGATTGGTTGGCGAAGCTGCGGAAATGGCGCGTCTCGATTCGCGAGTGATCACCCTGCAACGACGGCAATTTGCGTTGAGCGAAGTTGTCGAGACCGTCCTTGATGAGCAAATCTCTACACTACGCAAACATCCGGTCACCGTTGAATTGCCGAAAGGCTTGCCTCCGGTGTATGCCGACTTCGATCGCATCCGGCAGGTCCTTACTCACTTGGTCGAGAACGCCGCGAAATATTCGGAGAACGACACACCCATTCGCATCAGCGCGGAATTAAAGGGCGACTTCATAGTGACCAGCGTGGCCGATCGGGGACCGGGGATCGACAGCTTCGAGCAGACGCTCATCTTCGACAAGTTCTATCGCGGAGAAAAACAGCGTTACGCCGCCGCCGGCACGGGTATGGGTCTGGCAATCAGTAAAGTGCTGATCGAAGCCCACGGCGGCACATTGACTGTGGTGAGCCAGATCGGCCAGGGGTCCGTCTTCTCGTTCACCCTACCCATTTCGGGCGAGCGATCGTAG
- the kdpF gene encoding K(+)-transporting ATPase subunit F — protein MNLETLVILAVCALLGVYLVYALLRPEKF, from the coding sequence ATGAATCTTGAAACGCTCGTCATTCTCGCTGTTTGTGCGCTACTCGGCGTTTACCTGGTTTACGCCTTGCTTCGTCCGGAGAAATTCTGA
- a CDS encoding dolichyl-phosphate beta-glucosyltransferase, producing the protein MEYVSYSIVIPAYNESDRIQESLTKIVAFLAEQSWTAEVLVVNDGSRDNTAEVVKRFAAQHRFIRLIENPGNRGKGYSVRNGMLQAVGDVVLFTDADLSAPITEAPKLFSEIQKGVDVAFGSRWLVAKMQTERQSIMRQIAGRMYNVIMRIVLGLNFKDTQCGFKAFNRKALETIFTRQHVERWGFDVELLFLARKFKLKIEEVPVEWAHDDRSKINPLVDGIKMFGEMLSIRWNSIVGRYTNPHLPKPVVTDATPVVKIAK; encoded by the coding sequence ATGGAATACGTGTCCTACAGCATTGTCATCCCCGCCTATAACGAAAGCGATCGCATCCAGGAATCGCTGACGAAGATTGTTGCCTTTCTTGCTGAGCAGAGCTGGACGGCCGAGGTCCTGGTCGTCAACGACGGCTCTCGCGATAACACAGCGGAGGTCGTGAAGCGGTTCGCGGCGCAGCACCGGTTTATTCGGCTGATTGAAAACCCTGGCAATCGCGGCAAAGGGTACAGCGTGCGCAATGGCATGCTGCAGGCAGTGGGCGATGTCGTGCTCTTCACCGACGCCGACCTCTCGGCGCCGATAACCGAGGCACCGAAGCTATTCAGCGAGATCCAGAAGGGCGTGGATGTTGCCTTTGGCTCGCGGTGGCTGGTAGCGAAGATGCAGACCGAGCGGCAGTCCATCATGCGCCAGATCGCCGGGCGCATGTACAACGTCATCATGCGGATTGTGCTCGGATTGAACTTCAAAGACACGCAGTGCGGATTCAAGGCATTCAACCGCAAGGCGCTGGAGACGATCTTCACACGTCAGCACGTGGAACGCTGGGGCTTCGACGTCGAACTGCTTTTCCTGGCACGCAAGTTCAAGCTGAAGATTGAAGAAGTGCCGGTGGAATGGGCACATGACGACCGGTCGAAGATCAACCCTCTGGTCGACGGCATCAAGATGTTCGGCGAGATGCTGAGTATCCGGTGGAATTCGATCGTAGGACGCTACACGAATCCGCACCTGCCGAAGCCGGTGGTGACGGACGCCACGCCGGTCGTAAAAATCGCAAAGTAA
- a CDS encoding HD-GYP domain-containing protein, giving the protein MTHEFPAKRSQHILVVDDSPELAMLMQELLAAHGYLVQLAYSAAEAEREIAGRPPDLILLDVQMPGKNGYDLCRELKDNPETRLIPIVMITGLTDRENRIRGIESGADEFLNKPIFPEELFARVKSLLRLKEFTDELDNAEAVLCTLGLSVEARDPYTEGHCERLSQYASELGAFLRMGADAILALKRGGYLHDLGKIAIPDEILKKGSDLTADEWSIMRQHPIIGERICQPLRSLRKVLPIIRHHHEHWDGSGYPDQLVGLEIPLLARTLQVVDVYDALRTARPYKAAQSHEQARETMLREAERGRWDRELVRAMFAMLTERRKAA; this is encoded by the coding sequence GTGACCCACGAATTTCCCGCGAAACGTTCCCAGCACATCCTGGTGGTTGACGACTCGCCTGAGCTTGCCATGCTCATGCAGGAGCTGCTGGCTGCGCATGGCTACCTGGTGCAGCTTGCCTATAGCGCAGCCGAGGCGGAGCGGGAAATTGCGGGGCGTCCGCCGGACCTGATCTTGCTGGATGTGCAGATGCCGGGCAAGAACGGCTACGACCTTTGCCGTGAGCTGAAGGACAATCCGGAGACGCGCCTGATCCCTATAGTGATGATTACCGGGCTTACCGATCGCGAGAACCGGATCAGGGGCATAGAATCCGGCGCCGATGAATTTCTGAACAAGCCGATTTTTCCGGAAGAACTGTTTGCGCGGGTGAAGTCGCTATTGCGGCTGAAGGAGTTTACCGACGAACTCGACAACGCGGAGGCAGTGTTGTGCACCCTCGGGTTGAGCGTGGAGGCGCGTGATCCTTATACGGAAGGGCACTGTGAGCGGCTTTCACAATACGCGAGCGAACTCGGTGCGTTCCTGCGGATGGGCGCCGATGCAATCCTTGCGCTGAAGCGCGGCGGATACCTGCACGATCTCGGCAAGATCGCGATTCCGGACGAGATCCTGAAGAAGGGATCCGATCTGACTGCAGATGAGTGGTCGATCATGCGGCAGCACCCGATCATCGGGGAGCGCATTTGTCAGCCGCTGCGTTCGCTGCGAAAAGTACTGCCGATCATTCGCCACCATCATGAACATTGGGATGGGAGCGGGTATCCAGACCAGTTGGTGGGGCTTGAGATTCCGCTGCTGGCGCGCACGCTGCAGGTTGTGGATGTTTACGATGCATTGCGAACGGCGCGTCCTTACAAAGCGGCCCAGTCGCATGAACAGGCTCGCGAGACGATGTTGCGCGAGGCGGAGCGTGGCAGGTGGGACCGCGAACTTGTGCGCGCCATGTTCGCCATGCTGACTGAGCGGCGAAAGGCCGCTTGA
- a CDS encoding FmdE family protein — MKTLDELLEEAKLAHGHLCAGQVLGVRMALCGMQKLGIEDPRGRDRKRLVTYVEIDRCATDAIGVVTGCRLGKRALKFRDWGKMAATFVDLEAGRAVRVAARESSKELARQLHPELDNKNAQQMLAYRELSDEDLFTMQWVSVEVGPQEMPGFKGERIACDQCGEGINYHREVIRDGRTLCRGCAGENYYTPVE, encoded by the coding sequence ATGAAGACGCTCGACGAGCTACTTGAAGAAGCGAAGCTGGCCCACGGACACCTCTGCGCCGGGCAGGTGCTTGGGGTGCGCATGGCGCTGTGCGGAATGCAGAAGCTTGGCATCGAAGATCCGCGCGGACGCGATCGCAAGCGGCTTGTGACCTATGTTGAGATCGATCGCTGCGCGACCGATGCGATCGGCGTGGTCACTGGATGTCGGCTTGGGAAGCGGGCTTTGAAGTTTCGCGACTGGGGCAAGATGGCAGCGACCTTCGTGGATCTTGAGGCGGGGCGCGCGGTTCGCGTGGCGGCGCGTGAGTCGTCGAAGGAATTGGCGCGGCAGCTGCATCCTGAACTCGACAATAAAAATGCGCAGCAAATGCTCGCGTATCGCGAGCTCAGCGATGAGGATCTCTTCACGATGCAATGGGTCTCCGTCGAAGTGGGGCCGCAGGAGATGCCGGGATTCAAGGGCGAGCGCATTGCTTGCGATCAGTGCGGCGAAGGGATTAACTACCATCGCGAAGTGATTCGCGATGGGCGCACGTTGTGTCGTGGGTGCGCGGGAGAGAATTACTACACTCCCGTGGAGTAG